The genomic window GCGCGCCCGCCGCGGTCGCGCACGCGCGCGAAGATCTCGAGCGGCGGGCCCAGGTCCCCCAGCACCACGCCGTCGAAGGCCAGCACCGCCACCCTCCGGGCGCGTGGCGAGATTCCTGCGTTGATTGTCTTTTGAGCCACTGGTCGATTGTGCCCCGGGCCGTAGCATCCGGCCAGAGGAGACCGCCGATGCACACGCCCCCACCGCTCCAGCTTGTCGACGCGATCGCCCCGGCCCTCGCCGGCGTGGTGTTCGTGCTGGCCATGTCGTTCGTGTGCGAGCCCGCCCGCCGCAGCCTGAACGCCGTGCTCGTCGCGGGCGCGAGCGGCGTGTACATGAGCGGGGGCTTCGGCGTCTTCGAGCTCGCGTACGCCGCGGCGGGCGCCGCCGTCGGCTACCTGGCGCTGGGCTCGTACCGCTGGATCGCGATCGGCTGGCTCATGCACGCGGGCTGGGACGTGCTGCACCACCTGTACGGGAATCCGATCTGGCCGTTCATGCCCACGTCGTCGTTCGGGTGCCTGGTGTTCGACGCCACGATCGCGCTCTGGTTCCTGGCCGGCGCGCCGTCGCTGGTGAGTCAGAGACGCGCGGAGTCGGCGCGCGTGCAGTGA from Myxococcota bacterium includes these protein-coding regions:
- a CDS encoding DUF6010 family protein, which encodes MHTPPPLQLVDAIAPALAGVVFVLAMSFVCEPARRSLNAVLVAGASGVYMSGGFGVFELAYAAAGAAVGYLALGSYRWIAIGWLMHAGWDVLHHLYGNPIWPFMPTSSFGCLVFDATIALWFLAGAPSLVSQRRAESARVQ